One Jeotgalicoccus saudimassiliensis DNA window includes the following coding sequences:
- a CDS encoding MazG nucleotide pyrophosphohydrolase domain-containing protein, producing the protein MNTIRIIGLGTSDIDKMPLGVYKELKAAKQLYVRTMDHPAAELLKEEGADITAFDSYYEENDTFEGTYERITDTLLQAAQSGDVLYAVPGHPMVYETTTERLLEAAAAGHVKVEIAGGQSFIDDVITALKIPVNENFQLLDGTALSVNDLDYNKHTLITQVYDQLSVSEVKVTLLDYYNYDAPVYLVDKAGSADENIIESTISEVDFNVPDSNLLCMFVPKAAGEQYNNRSIAHMIHVFDTLVSEEDGCPWDSVQTHESLERYLLEESYEVIEAIEKEDDDGLVEELGDILLQVALHAAIGKKEGYFDFYDVLSSLNKKVVHRHPHVFGDETVENMDDLNEVWAKAKAAEGKKPKVKHEKEYAASVLKWMKETIHHDKPLNEIITEDDRHETR; encoded by the coding sequence ATGCCGCTTGGTGTATACAAAGAACTGAAAGCAGCGAAGCAGTTATATGTCCGTACTATGGATCACCCTGCAGCGGAGTTGCTGAAAGAAGAAGGTGCGGATATTACCGCCTTCGATTCGTACTACGAAGAAAATGATACTTTCGAAGGCACGTACGAACGGATTACGGACACGCTGCTACAGGCGGCACAATCCGGTGATGTACTGTACGCGGTGCCGGGGCACCCGATGGTATATGAAACGACCACAGAGCGTCTGCTGGAAGCTGCGGCAGCGGGTCATGTGAAAGTGGAAATTGCCGGCGGACAGAGTTTTATCGACGATGTGATTACAGCACTTAAAATTCCGGTGAATGAAAACTTCCAGCTGCTCGACGGTACAGCGCTCAGCGTTAACGATCTTGATTACAACAAGCACACGCTGATTACGCAGGTGTACGATCAGCTGTCGGTCAGCGAAGTGAAAGTGACACTGCTCGACTACTATAATTACGATGCACCGGTCTATCTGGTTGATAAAGCGGGCAGTGCCGACGAAAACATTATCGAAAGTACAATTTCGGAAGTCGACTTTAATGTGCCGGATTCGAATCTGCTGTGCATGTTTGTGCCAAAAGCTGCAGGGGAACAATACAATAACCGCTCAATCGCACACATGATTCACGTCTTCGATACGCTTGTCAGCGAAGAGGACGGCTGTCCGTGGGACAGTGTGCAGACGCACGAATCATTGGAGCGATATCTGCTGGAGGAATCATACGAAGTCATCGAAGCGATTGAAAAAGAAGATGATGACGGTCTGGTCGAAGAACTCGGCGATATTCTGCTGCAGGTTGCGCTGCATGCAGCAATCGGTAAAAAAGAAGGCTATTTCGACTTCTATGATGTACTCAGCTCGCTGAATAAAAAAGTGGTTCACCGTCATCCGCACGTGTTCGGTGATGAGACGGTCGAAAATATGGATGACCTGAATGAAGTATGGGCAAAAGCAAAAGCAGCAGAAGGGAAAAAGCCGAAAGTAAAACACGAGAAAGAATATGCAGCATCGGTATTGAAATGGATGAAAGAAACGATTCATCATGACAAACCGCTGAATGAAATTATTACAGAGGATGATAGACATGAGACTCGATAA
- a CDS encoding RNA-binding S4 domain-containing protein, which produces MRLDKFLKVSRIIKRRTLAKEISSEGRIEVNGRAAKASTALAVGDTLVIRFGRSIVTYEILELNEKAKKEEAERMYKVLNEEKIEKESDF; this is translated from the coding sequence ATGAGACTCGATAAGTTTTTAAAAGTGTCAAGAATCATTAAACGCCGCACGCTGGCGAAAGAAATCAGCAGTGAAGGGCGCATCGAAGTAAACGGGCGCGCAGCTAAAGCAAGTACCGCGCTTGCTGTCGGAGATACACTCGTTATCCGCTTTGGCCGCAGCATCGTGACATACGAAATACTGGAATTGAACGAGAAAGCAAAAAAAGAAGAAGCGGAACGTATGTATAAAGTTCTTAATGAAGAGAAAATTGAAAAAGAATCAGATTTTTAA
- a CDS encoding FtsB family cell division protein: MSNKVVRLLNNYTKKRDSEKKQLASESRVSRRRTMFFGSILLGIVIILLLVAFNQKQANEELHGEVLATTEVLEKKNKQHADLEQQIRQLNDDNYILRIARSEFFLSEEGELIFNLPDKEDKEQEQTEE; the protein is encoded by the coding sequence GTGAGTAACAAGGTAGTCAGGCTCCTGAATAACTATACGAAAAAAAGAGATAGCGAAAAGAAGCAGTTAGCGAGTGAATCACGTGTGTCGCGCCGCCGTACGATGTTTTTTGGCAGTATCCTTCTAGGCATTGTCATTATACTTCTGCTCGTGGCATTCAATCAAAAACAGGCAAATGAAGAGCTGCACGGTGAAGTACTTGCTACAACTGAAGTACTGGAAAAGAAAAATAAGCAGCATGCAGATCTCGAACAGCAGATCAGACAGCTGAACGACGATAATTATATTCTGCGTATCGCACGCAGTGAATTCTTTTTATCAGAAGAAGGAGAATTGATATTTAACCTTCCGGATAAAGAGGATAAAGAACAGGAGCAAACGGAAGAATAA
- a CDS encoding S1 domain-containing RNA-binding protein yields MSVEAGSKVIGKVTGIKPFGAFVQLPGGKTGLVHISEVADKYVEDINEHLKVGDEIEVKVLTIGDDNKISLSIKKAQDKPKPKPRAKAPSPEDFEKKLSGFLKDSEERMSTIKRQAESRRGGRGRK; encoded by the coding sequence ATGTCAGTTGAAGCGGGCAGTAAAGTTATCGGCAAGGTTACAGGTATCAAACCATTTGGTGCATTTGTTCAATTGCCAGGCGGCAAAACAGGATTAGTTCATATCAGTGAAGTGGCTGATAAGTACGTAGAGGACATTAACGAACATTTAAAAGTCGGTGACGAAATCGAAGTTAAAGTGTTGACGATAGGTGACGACAACAAGATAAGCTTATCTATTAAAAAAGCACAGGATAAACCAAAACCGAAACCTCGTGCAAAAGCACCGTCTCCGGAAGACTTTGAGAAGAAACTTTCAGGTTTCCTTAAAGACAGCGAAGAGAGAATGTCTACAATTAAAAGACAAGCAGAATCGCGCCGCGGCGGAAGAGGTCGTAAATAA
- the tilS gene encoding tRNA lysidine(34) synthetase TilS, with protein sequence MMNLKINTAWSPEDDIALALSGGIDSMVLYHLLTREYKHTYRTLTVIHVNHNVRAASAEEEAYIERMTKTDGIRCETTVLNFTDGFSQDAGRVKRYEYFTLVLNRLNIKYLLMGHHQDDQYETIMQQLLTGRHLYGNLGIPAVRHAGSYTIVRPFYGISKTDIQKYQEYHKVRYFEDGSNKEDGYTRNYVRHHIIPAVKASSSLDIKQLDAVREDLNGFSDFAYDFAGDFIKKHHGRLPRKEYMQHSSVIRRYILTALLSGHDVRITRQSQNSLDELLSEGPAQTVFDAGGVKVHIEYDTFYAAHNAADTGETCISVESNGEFIYNDYHVTVNLCKSELPLTIRMKADGDKVYLKNTGTKKVSRLFIDKKIPAAERLKMPVVVNPSGIIIAVGTIYNIIEPSETRLLKITKEFNDDYPK encoded by the coding sequence ATGATGAACCTGAAAATCAATACAGCATGGAGTCCGGAAGACGATATCGCTCTGGCATTGTCCGGCGGTATAGATTCAATGGTGCTGTATCACCTCCTGACCCGGGAATATAAACATACATACAGAACTCTTACTGTGATTCATGTTAATCACAATGTGAGGGCGGCATCGGCAGAAGAAGAAGCGTACATAGAACGCATGACAAAGACAGACGGCATCCGTTGTGAAACCACTGTATTGAACTTTACGGACGGGTTCTCGCAGGACGCCGGCAGAGTAAAGCGTTATGAATATTTTACATTGGTGCTTAACAGGCTGAATATTAAGTATCTGCTGATGGGGCATCATCAGGATGATCAGTACGAGACAATCATGCAGCAGCTGTTAACCGGGCGGCATCTGTACGGAAATCTGGGGATTCCCGCCGTACGGCATGCCGGCAGCTATACGATTGTCCGTCCTTTTTACGGCATCTCGAAAACAGACATACAAAAATATCAGGAATATCACAAGGTCAGATATTTTGAAGACGGGAGCAACAAAGAAGACGGCTATACAAGAAATTACGTAAGACACCATATTATTCCGGCGGTTAAAGCCTCTTCGTCCCTCGATATTAAACAGCTCGATGCCGTCCGGGAAGACCTGAACGGGTTCAGTGATTTCGCATACGATTTTGCCGGTGATTTTATAAAAAAACATCACGGCAGGCTGCCGCGGAAAGAATATATGCAGCACAGCAGTGTTATCAGGCGCTATATTCTGACGGCACTTTTAAGCGGGCATGATGTCCGGATCACCCGGCAGTCTCAAAATTCACTGGATGAGCTGCTTTCTGAGGGGCCGGCTCAGACGGTATTCGATGCCGGCGGGGTAAAGGTCCATATTGAATATGATACTTTTTATGCAGCACATAATGCGGCGGACACCGGTGAAACCTGTATATCTGTTGAGAGTAACGGTGAGTTTATTTATAATGACTATCATGTCACTGTAAATTTATGCAAATCGGAGCTGCCGCTGACAATACGTATGAAAGCGGACGGCGACAAAGTCTATCTTAAGAATACCGGAACAAAAAAGGTTAGCCGGCTTTTTATCGATAAAAAGATTCCGGCGGCCGAGCGTCTGAAAATGCCGGTCGTTGTAAATCCGTCCGGGATTATTATTGCAGTTGGAACAATTTATAATATAATTGAACCATCTGAAACCAGACTATTAAAGATTACGAAGGAGTTTAATGATGACTATCCAAAATGA
- the hpt gene encoding hypoxanthine phosphoribosyltransferase, whose amino-acid sequence MQNDISEIVLSVEDIEAINKELGARITKDYEGKKPVLVGLLKGSIMFMADLIKHVDTHMEIDFMDVSSYVGTKSTGEVKILKDLSTSVEGRHIIIVEDIVETGTTLNSIIEFLTYRKAASIEIVTLLDKPVPERKLDVEVKYIGTKIPDGFVVGYGLDFDQQYRNLPYIGLLKPEFYS is encoded by the coding sequence ATCCAAAATGATATAAGCGAGATTGTATTATCAGTTGAAGATATCGAGGCTATTAACAAAGAGCTTGGAGCACGTATTACTAAAGATTACGAAGGTAAAAAACCTGTACTTGTCGGACTGCTGAAAGGTTCGATTATGTTCATGGCTGATTTAATCAAACATGTCGATACGCATATGGAAATTGATTTTATGGATGTTTCAAGCTATGTGGGCACCAAATCGACAGGCGAAGTTAAAATTCTGAAAGATTTATCGACATCAGTTGAAGGCAGACATATTATCATTGTCGAAGACATCGTAGAAACAGGCACGACATTAAACTCGATTATCGAGTTTCTGACATACCGTAAAGCAGCGTCCATCGAAATTGTTACGCTGCTCGACAAACCGGTTCCTGAAAGAAAACTCGATGTGGAAGTTAAATATATCGGAACGAAAATTCCTGACGGATTCGTTGTCGGATACGGACTGGATTTTGACCAGCAATACCGCAATCTGCCGTACATCGGCTTGTTAAAACCTGAATTCTACAGCTAA
- the ftsH gene encoding ATP-dependent zinc metalloprotease FtsH produces MPKNTGRNILLIAILTVVMFGIFQRFNGAGGTEKELQYNEFLTALEAGEVAELTIQPENNVYLITGRLADQDEQESFTSVVPYNSASDLEQITDTARSQEGLSLTVAPEEEPSPWASMLVTFIPLLLIFFLFIFLMSRAQGGGGGGGKMMNFGKSKAKLHEKDKSDVRFDDVAGADEEKAELVEVVDFLKDPRRFDKIGARIPKGVLLVGPPGTGKTLIARAVAGEAGVPFFSISGSDFVEMFVGVGASRVRDLFENAKKNAPCIIFIDEIDAVGRQRGAGVGGGHDEREQTLNQLLVEMDGFAANEGVIMIAATNRPDILDPALLRPGRFDRQIQVGRPDVKGREAVLKVHARNKPLDDTVDLAAIAQRTPGFSGADLENLLNEAALVAARAGKKKIDMRDVDEASDRVIAGPAKKSRVMSKKERNIVAYHEAGHTIIGMVLDDAETVHKVTIVPRGQAGGYAVMLPKEDRYFMTKPELEDKIVGLLGGRVAEEITFGEASTGAHNDFQRTTGIARSMVTEYGMSDRLGPIQFGESNGQVFLGKEMSNDANYSDSIAYEIDQEMQNIVKTQYERCRQILTDHQEQLNLIAETLLEIETLDREQIEGLFHDGKLPERNYDNEPAEEDTVISDSLDEDKAGASYEEVKDKMDSEDTDGENSQEEHPEERPDMVEPPKPEGETEKPSVDDSNDERHNR; encoded by the coding sequence ATGCCGAAAAATACTGGCCGTAACATATTACTTATCGCCATTCTAACAGTTGTTATGTTTGGTATTTTCCAACGCTTTAACGGCGCCGGCGGAACGGAAAAAGAACTTCAGTACAATGAGTTCCTTACTGCGCTGGAAGCCGGGGAAGTAGCTGAATTAACAATTCAGCCGGAGAACAATGTTTACTTAATTACAGGTCGTCTTGCCGACCAGGATGAACAGGAGTCATTCACTTCTGTAGTTCCGTATAACAGTGCAAGTGATCTTGAACAGATTACAGATACAGCCCGCAGTCAGGAAGGACTGTCATTGACTGTGGCGCCTGAAGAAGAACCAAGTCCGTGGGCAAGCATGCTTGTTACATTTATTCCATTATTACTTATCTTCTTCCTATTTATCTTCCTCATGAGCCGTGCCCAGGGCGGCGGCGGAGGCGGCGGCAAAATGATGAACTTCGGCAAGAGTAAAGCGAAGCTTCATGAGAAAGACAAATCAGACGTTCGTTTTGATGATGTTGCCGGTGCCGATGAAGAAAAAGCAGAGCTTGTTGAAGTTGTAGACTTCTTAAAAGATCCGCGCAGATTTGACAAAATTGGTGCCCGCATTCCTAAAGGGGTACTTTTAGTCGGACCTCCGGGTACAGGTAAAACATTAATCGCACGTGCTGTTGCAGGTGAAGCGGGTGTACCGTTCTTCTCAATCAGCGGTTCGGACTTCGTCGAAATGTTCGTCGGGGTCGGGGCATCGCGTGTACGTGACCTGTTTGAAAATGCGAAGAAAAATGCACCGTGTATTATTTTTATCGATGAGATTGACGCTGTAGGGCGTCAGCGTGGTGCAGGTGTCGGCGGCGGTCACGATGAACGTGAGCAGACACTTAACCAGCTTCTCGTTGAAATGGACGGGTTTGCAGCGAACGAGGGCGTTATTATGATTGCAGCGACTAACCGTCCTGACATTCTCGACCCTGCACTTCTGCGACCGGGACGTTTCGACAGACAGATTCAGGTCGGCCGTCCGGATGTTAAAGGACGTGAAGCGGTACTTAAAGTACACGCACGCAATAAGCCGCTTGATGACACAGTCGATCTTGCAGCGATTGCACAGCGTACACCTGGATTCTCAGGAGCAGACCTTGAAAACCTGTTAAACGAAGCAGCGCTAGTAGCTGCCCGTGCAGGCAAGAAGAAAATTGATATGCGCGATGTCGATGAAGCATCGGACCGCGTTATCGCAGGACCGGCTAAGAAGAGCCGTGTCATGAGTAAGAAAGAACGTAACATCGTCGCGTATCACGAAGCCGGCCATACAATTATCGGAATGGTACTGGATGATGCGGAGACAGTTCATAAAGTTACAATCGTGCCGCGCGGACAGGCCGGCGGTTATGCTGTAATGCTTCCTAAGGAAGACCGTTACTTCATGACGAAGCCTGAACTCGAAGACAAGATTGTCGGTCTTCTCGGAGGGCGTGTTGCCGAGGAAATTACATTTGGTGAAGCTTCCACAGGTGCACATAACGACTTCCAGAGAACGACAGGCATCGCACGCAGCATGGTAACTGAATACGGTATGAGTGACAGACTTGGACCGATTCAGTTCGGTGAATCAAACGGTCAGGTATTCCTCGGCAAGGAAATGTCGAATGATGCAAATTATTCGGACAGCATTGCTTATGAAATTGACCAGGAAATGCAAAATATTGTGAAGACACAATACGAGCGCTGCCGTCAGATTCTGACAGATCACCAGGAACAGCTGAACCTGATTGCTGAAACACTTCTTGAAATCGAAACGCTCGACAGAGAACAGATTGAAGGATTGTTCCACGACGGTAAACTTCCGGAACGTAACTACGATAACGAACCGGCTGAAGAAGATACTGTCATCAGCGATTCATTGGACGAAGATAAAGCAGGTGCATCTTATGAAGAAGTTAAAGATAAGATGGACAGCGAAGATACTGATGGGGAAAACAGCCAGGAAGAGCATCCTGAAGAGCGTCCGGATATGGTGGAACCGCCAAAGCCGGAAGGCGAAACTGAAAAACCTTCAGTGGATGACAGCAACGACGAAAGACACAACAGATAA
- the hslO gene encoding Hsp33 family molecular chaperone HslO — MSDYLIRGLGLNDEVRIFAVDTTETINEAVRRHGALPTAAAALGRSMSAGVIMGAMLKGDDKATITIEGGGPIGAIVVDSDAHGHVRGYLGNPEVHFDLNEHGKLDVRRAVGTEGYLRVAKDIGLKDNFVGSVELISGELGEDFSYYFYASEQVPSIVALGVLVNPDNTIQSAGGFVIQVLPSASDETIEWLNGRAQTMTPVSKLLAKGLSPEQVIDDAIGKENWRQLDSMPVSFECNCSKERFINAISALDPKDIMTMIKEDEGAEADCHFCRNKQWISKEELQELITH, encoded by the coding sequence ATGAGTGATTATTTAATTAGAGGTCTCGGCCTTAATGATGAAGTAAGAATTTTTGCTGTCGATACGACAGAGACTATAAATGAAGCAGTACGCCGTCACGGTGCACTGCCGACAGCAGCAGCGGCACTTGGCCGTTCAATGAGTGCGGGTGTCATCATGGGCGCGATGCTTAAAGGAGATGACAAAGCGACGATTACTATCGAAGGCGGCGGGCCGATCGGCGCCATCGTCGTTGACAGCGACGCACACGGACATGTCAGAGGATATCTCGGCAACCCGGAAGTTCACTTTGACTTAAACGAACACGGCAAACTTGATGTACGCCGTGCAGTGGGCACTGAAGGATATCTCCGTGTCGCAAAAGATATCGGTCTGAAAGACAACTTCGTCGGTTCTGTTGAATTGATTTCAGGTGAACTTGGAGAAGACTTCTCCTATTACTTCTATGCGAGTGAGCAGGTGCCTTCAATCGTTGCACTTGGTGTGCTTGTGAACCCGGACAATACGATTCAGTCAGCGGGCGGATTTGTGATTCAGGTACTGCCGTCGGCAAGCGATGAAACAATCGAATGGCTGAACGGGCGTGCACAGACAATGACACCAGTCTCAAAACTGCTTGCGAAAGGCTTATCGCCTGAACAGGTTATCGACGATGCAATTGGCAAAGAGAACTGGCGTCAGCTCGACAGCATGCCTGTCAGCTTCGAGTGTAACTGTTCCAAAGAGCGATTCATTAATGCGATTAGCGCGCTGGATCCAAAAGACATTATGACGATGATTAAAGAAGATGAAGGAGCAGAAGCCGACTGTCACTTCTGCCGCAACAAACAGTGGATTTCAAAAGAAGAGTTACAGGAACTGATTACACACTAA
- the cysK gene encoding cysteine synthase A: protein MSNVFNNISEAIGNTPLVKLNKLSEDNSADVYVKVEFMNPGSSVKDRIALAMIEAAEEAGKLKEGMTIVEPTSGNTGIGLAMVAASKGYKAVLVMPDTMSKERRNLLRAYGAELVLTPGADGMKGAIKKASELAEKENFFMPQQFENPANPEIHAKTTGKELVEQAAAAGFEIDAFISGIGTGGTISGAGKVLKENFDNVKVVAVEPTDSAILSGQEPGPHKIQGIGAGFVPDTLNTDIYDEIVTIENEEAMDTARELAKQEGILGGISSGAAVKAGLKVAKELGKGKNVIVILPSNGERYLSTPLFNFED from the coding sequence GTGAGCAACGTATTTAACAACATTTCAGAGGCAATCGGCAATACACCTTTGGTAAAACTAAACAAACTGTCTGAAGACAACAGCGCGGACGTTTATGTGAAAGTTGAATTTATGAACCCGGGCAGCTCGGTTAAAGACCGTATCGCATTAGCGATGATTGAAGCGGCGGAAGAGGCCGGAAAACTTAAAGAAGGTATGACAATTGTTGAACCGACAAGTGGTAACACAGGTATCGGTCTTGCAATGGTTGCAGCTTCAAAAGGTTATAAAGCAGTTTTAGTAATGCCTGATACGATGAGTAAGGAACGCCGTAACCTGTTGCGCGCATATGGTGCGGAACTTGTTCTGACTCCGGGTGCAGACGGTATGAAAGGTGCAATTAAAAAAGCATCTGAACTTGCTGAAAAAGAAAACTTCTTTATGCCTCAGCAGTTTGAGAACCCTGCCAACCCTGAAATTCACGCTAAAACAACTGGTAAAGAATTAGTTGAACAGGCGGCGGCGGCAGGTTTTGAAATCGACGCATTCATCTCAGGTATCGGTACAGGCGGAACAATCAGCGGTGCCGGAAAAGTGTTAAAAGAAAACTTTGATAATGTTAAAGTTGTTGCAGTTGAACCGACGGATTCAGCAATCTTAAGCGGGCAGGAACCAGGTCCGCATAAAATCCAGGGTATCGGCGCAGGATTTGTTCCTGACACATTAAATACAGACATTTATGATGAAATTGTTACGATTGAAAATGAAGAGGCAATGGACACTGCGAGAGAACTTGCAAAACAGGAAGGTATCCTCGGCGGTATTTCTTCAGGTGCTGCGGTTAAAGCGGGACTTAAAGTAGCAAAAGAACTCGGCAAAGGCAAAAATGTCATTGTCATACTCCCTTCAAACGGTGAGAGATATTTATCTACACCATTATTTAACTTTGAAGACTAA
- the folP gene encoding dihydropteroate synthase, translating to MGRLKVMGILNTTPDSFSDGGKYNSVEAAVHRAREMVEEGVDIIDIGGYSTRPGGYTEITAETEIERTVPVVKAIREAGITVDISVDTFRSEVARAVLEAGATMINDQWRGIYDEKILDVAAAFDAPIFLMHNNNHSTYNNVTEDMIRELKESADLALKHGVKKENIWLDPGIGFVKSREEDFEVMRNLKQLTAEGYPVLLATSRKRMVKELIGGETDADDRDAGTLATTIIGIEAGVKAVRVHNVKMNRQAADVYMKLKGDYNG from the coding sequence ATGGGAAGACTGAAAGTCATGGGTATTTTAAACACCACGCCGGATTCGTTCAGCGACGGTGGCAAATACAACTCGGTCGAGGCCGCTGTACACCGTGCGCGGGAGATGGTTGAAGAAGGCGTGGATATTATCGATATCGGCGGTTATTCAACGCGTCCCGGCGGCTATACTGAGATTACAGCGGAGACGGAAATCGAACGCACAGTCCCTGTAGTTAAAGCAATCAGGGAAGCCGGCATCACTGTGGATATATCAGTCGATACATTCCGCAGTGAAGTGGCACGTGCCGTTCTGGAAGCGGGAGCGACGATGATTAACGATCAGTGGCGCGGTATTTACGATGAGAAAATACTCGATGTAGCCGCAGCATTTGATGCACCGATTTTCTTAATGCATAATAATAATCACAGCACATATAACAACGTGACTGAAGATATGATCAGAGAGCTGAAAGAGTCAGCTGACCTTGCATTAAAGCATGGTGTTAAAAAAGAAAATATCTGGCTGGATCCTGGCATCGGTTTCGTTAAATCGAGAGAAGAAGACTTCGAAGTGATGCGCAATCTTAAACAGCTGACAGCAGAAGGCTATCCGGTACTGCTTGCAACGAGCAGAAAACGCATGGTTAAAGAACTGATCGGCGGCGAAACTGACGCTGACGACCGTGACGCAGGCACACTTGCAACGACGATTATCGGTATTGAAGCGGGCGTTAAAGCAGTCAGAGTCCACAATGTTAAGATGAACCGTCAGGCAGCAGATGTCTATATGAAATTAAAAGGTGATTACAATGGATAA
- the folB gene encoding dihydroneopterin aldolase, with product MDKIHINGIKTYAYHGAIQEERVLGQYFITDLVLHVDLTDASQTDDLTATVHYGEVYNLVEEIVKGEPVSLIERLAGKINAALFDRYDKIVEIETTITKPNPPIDGNYESVAITLHGKRESSWQ from the coding sequence ATGGATAAAATTCATATTAACGGAATAAAAACATATGCATACCACGGTGCGATTCAGGAAGAGCGTGTGCTCGGTCAGTATTTCATTACTGACCTGGTACTGCACGTTGATTTAACGGATGCATCACAGACGGATGACCTGACAGCAACTGTCCATTACGGCGAAGTTTATAACCTGGTGGAAGAGATTGTTAAAGGCGAACCGGTGAGTTTAATCGAGCGTCTGGCAGGTAAAATCAATGCGGCATTATTTGACCGGTATGATAAAATAGTAGAGATAGAAACTACTATTACGAAACCTAATCCACCAATAGATGGAAATTATGAAAGCGTGGCAATCACGCTGCACGGAAAGCGGGAATCATCATGGCAATAG
- the folK gene encoding 2-amino-4-hydroxy-6-hydroxymethyldihydropteridine diphosphokinase yields the protein MAIAYLGLGSNIGDREESLNNAIAELSEVPGIQVTKISSRYETKPYGNTNQPDFINMAVEVDTNLTPLDLLETVLGIEHELGRVRTEIWGPRSIDIDVLLYEDLELKLTDLKVPHPEMHLRSFVIDPLYEIAPKREHPTLHMTVEKIKEQLDKSQSAE from the coding sequence ATGGCAATAGCTTACCTCGGACTTGGAAGCAACATCGGTGACAGGGAAGAAAGCTTGAATAATGCAATCGCTGAATTATCCGAAGTGCCGGGTATTCAAGTAACGAAAATTTCATCGAGGTATGAAACAAAACCCTACGGCAATACAAATCAGCCGGACTTTATAAACATGGCAGTGGAAGTGGATACGAACTTAACGCCGCTGGATTTACTGGAGACAGTACTAGGTATCGAGCATGAGCTCGGGCGTGTCAGAACAGAAATATGGGGACCGCGCAGCATCGATATAGATGTTCTGCTGTACGAAGACCTTGAACTGAAACTGACGGATTTAAAAGTACCGCATCCGGAAATGCACCTGCGTTCATTCGTAATTGACCCGCTGTATGAAATTGCACCGAAAAGAGAACATCCGACATTGCATATGACGGTAGAAAAAATTAAAGAGCAGTTAGATAAAAGTCAGTCAGCAGAATGA